Below is a window of Humulus lupulus chromosome 2, drHumLupu1.1, whole genome shotgun sequence DNA.
attattttataatttttttaaaaaagtgatTGAAAAGGTAAGTTTGACAAGATTTACTTGATATTCGGATATACACTTAAACAACACATTTACTCATATTTTCAAAAAAACTTTCACCCTTTTCTCTTCCATTTACTGATATATCtattgaaataattttttttttctagttcgATTGGTTTTTTCTATGCTATAAATTCAGTTTTTTTAAAGTATActttatgtatatttatttataagcCTTTAATTAAGTATgtataaacaaatttatttgaatatGTATAAATTATAATCAAAATACAAAACTTAATAGTTTCATATCAGTTTGTTACTCCAACCAAATACGATAAAgttatttagtttattttagtgattatttaattttaataatttaaactatacaatataagttcattttttatgcataatttaataaaataaacaaaatcatTTACTTTCTCAccttgtttaaattttgttatatatatttatttgggtAAATcatcatgtttattttttattaactgTATTATTATTTTCACACGATtaattgtataaataaaataaaatataccatTAGTTTTTTTAACAcattagagttgaaatatcgtgTTCTTCAtgatattatatcaaaataatcatTTAGTATATTTCATATACTTTATAACAAAAAGAATTAACAAGTTTAATTTTTACATCAAACTTAACCAATTAGTTTATTTCATAGTATTATCTGTGCATAAAATTAATTGGTTATAAATTAAACAAAACCAATGAgtatatgatataattttattgttGAACTAACAAATAAATAAACGATATTGTTTAATGCAAGTTGAATGGTCACTAAAATAAACTTTTATGTTTACTTAAGATTCGTTCacgttttattttgttttttaacaaccacaattttctttttattcattATGTATAATCTAACTAATTCGTTTATTTCATTGCGTTAATTTTTAAAATCGTTCATAAACATTTTTAAATGAGTTTGATTGTCATATTGCAttccaaaattataaaaaaaaaatggtttacAAACATACAAGTATATTTTAATAAACATTTTGTTTATTTCTTAATGACACTACGTTCAATGTTTTTGTTTATAAACATTATAATCCAGTTTTGTATTTGAAAAGATTTGTACATGATTACAATCTTTAGAATAATATACATATGTAATATTAGTTGTATTAgtttatttcattttttgtttGGAGATGATTGCATAATATATAGTTATATAAGGTATGTTATTATGTATAGCTGAAACAATTAAAAGGAAACTATTATTTGTATgcaattaatataatattaatatttttgatTTTGAAGtatgttttgtattattattattataataaaaatatatgatATTATTTATGTATATCATTATACAAACTAGTATCCTAATATAAAAACCGCTTGTAATATCTAGTTAGTAGCACATTATTTTGGTTCTTGCTTAATTTGGTCAAATGATCACCGGTTCAGAATGATTAATGGCTCAGTCGTCTAGAAGATTATGATGGTTGTGTGCTTAGGAGTCAGTCTTCCTTATGCGTCAAAACTCCAAACTCTAAACAAATCTCATTCAAAACAAAACCACAAAGGAAATTAACCCTAAAGACAAGCCAACTCGTATGGAgttttgtgatttaaaatgtTCAAGCTACAACATAATTGGACTGGACCGGAGTTTCCAATAAAGCAAAATGATGGTGATAGGTTTGAAAGCAGGACTACGTAAGGACTTGTAGTTTTAAGGGTCAACATTCTTATACTTTGTGATTTTGTCATGTTTTTAAGTTCTTGCTTGATAAAATAAAAGCAATACCATTGTTATATTTTCTGTATGTGTCTCGAAATAGATAGTAAAATATAACATTATCTTTCCATGATTTGTTCTACATTATCTTTCCATGATTTGTTCAACAAGTCATTGATTGACAGAATTTCTCTTCCCTTCTAGATTGAACTTGGAAAGTTTGTGTCAGTGTATCCAGGCATTATATATCTCTGAATATCTTTTGTGCAGCCATGGATACCATGGCTAACTCCACATTTAAGCTTCTTGTTACCATATTATGCTTGTTTCTCAACACCCATATCTCCCTCGGAGCTGACACCATCTCTGCAAACCAATCTCTCTCTGGTGACCAAACCATTGTCTCGGCAGGTGGAGTCTTTGTATTGGGATTCTTTCATTCAGGTAATTCTTCCAACTACTATATAGGCATGTGGTACAAACAAGTAACTACACAGACTGTAGTTTGGGTGGCAAACAGAGAAAAACCAGTCTCAGATAGATTTTCTTCTGAGTTGAGAATCTTAAATGATAATTTAGTTCTCTTTAACGAGTCTAACTCTCCAATTTGGTCCACAAATGTGAATGCCACTATGTCCAGTGGCTCTGTACAAGCTGTTCTAATGGATAATGGAAACTTGGTGTTAAAGGATGAATCCAATAATTCAAAACCTTTATGGCAAAGTTTTGATTATCTAACTGATACATGGCTTCCCGGTAATAAATTTGGGTACAACAAGCTAACTAAGATGAAACAGGTTCTCTTTTCATGGAAGAATTCTGAGGATCCAGCTCCAGGCCTCTTCTCTTTCCAGATAGATCCTAGTGACGCCTCCTATGTAACACTCTGGAACAGGTCTAGGATCTATTGGAATACTGGACCTTGGACTGGAAGATTCACCTTGGCCCCGGAGAAAAGGCCAAATATAATCTTGTATTTCGAAATTGTTTCAAACGACAATGAAACCTCATTCATGATGCATGCAACTAATTCATCAGTAATATCTTTTATTACAATGGATCTTACTGGGAAGATGAAGCAATTAATGTGGCGGCCTGAGACTGGATGGAATGTGCTTCGCACATTTCCCAGACAACAATGCCAAGTCTACGCTTCTTGTGGCTCTTATGGAAGTTGCAACGACAACTCGGAGCCTTTTTGTCTTTGTTTGGAAGGGTTCGAGCCCAACTCTCCAAAAGAGTGGGATTTGAAGCACTACTCGGGTGGCTGCTCCAGAAAAACTGAATTGCAGTGTGGGAACCATAGTAATTTTGGTAGTGAGGAGAGGGACAAATTTCTAGCCATTAGTGCTATGTCCTTGCCTGAAAATCAACTGTTTGTAAAAGCAGGAAGTTTTGCTGAATGTGAATCAAGCTGTTTGACAAACTGCTCTTGCACTGCTTATGCTTACAACAGCAGTGGCTGTTCTATTTGGACAGGAGATCTCTTGAATTTGAAGCAACTTGGAGAAGATGACAGCAGTGGAAGGACGCTATATATTCGATTGGCAGCTTCTGAGCTTCGGAGTCCTAAAGATAATAAGGGAACTATAATTGGTGTTGTGTTGGGTTCAGTTGCAGGGCTAGTAATTCTCATTGGTCTTGTTCTGGTTTTGCTtttgagaagaagaaagaaaacagTTGGAGCAAGAATACCTGTGGGAGGCTCGTTGATGGCATTTGGCTACAGAGATTTGCAAAATGCAACAAAGAACTTTTCAGAGATATTGGGCAGGGGAGGCTTTGGTTCAGTTTTTAAGGGTGTCTTGCCTGACTCTACTGTAATAGCAGTGAAGAGGCTTGAAGGTGTTGACCAAGGAGAGAAGCAGTTCCGAGCAGAAGTTAGCATAATTGGGACAATTCAACACGTGAATTTAGTTCGACTTCTTGGGTTCTGCTCTCAAGGTACTAAGAAGTTGTTAGTCTATGATTACTTGTCGAATGGTTCATTAGCTTCCCACCTTTTCGACACagaaaaattaaacattttagATTGGAAAACAAGATACCAAATAGCTCTTGGGACAGCTAAAGGGTTGGCTTATCTTCATGAGAACTGTAGAGACTGCATCATACATTGTGACATTAAGCCAGAAAACATTCTTTTGGACAAGGAATTCTGCTCCAAAGTGGCTGACTTTGGGTTAGCAAAACTCGTTGGAAGGGACTTCAGCCGAATCCTGACAACCATGAGAGGAACAAGAGGTTATCTTGCACCAGAATGGATTTCAGGAGTGGCAATAACATCGAAAGCTGATGTATACAGCTATGGAATGATGCTTTTCGAGTTTGTGTCAGGAAAGAGAAACTCAGGGCTGTGTGAATTAGATGGGAAAGTAAGCTACTTCCCATGTCTGGCTGCGAGTGTTATCATGAAAGGAGGCAATGTCCTGAGCCTACTAGACCCGAGGTTGGAGGAGCAGGCTACCATTGAAGAGATTGAAAGAGTTTGTAGAGTTGCTTGTTGGTGCATACAATATGACGAAGTTGATAGGCCGTCAATGAGTAAGGTGGTTCAAATTCTTGGAGGAGTTTTAGAGGTGGAGCTGCCACCAATGCCACGGTCACTTGAACTTTTTAATGACGACCAGGAGAATGTGATGTACTTTTCTGAGCCATCCTCAAGCAAGAGTTGGTGAGGCTTAGCGCAACATGTAGCTTTCTCTCTTTTaatctgagactgagactgagactaatACTCTGCCTTCATTTGGCAAGTTCCAAGGAAAGAACTATATCTATATGATCACATCCGTTTTCCTTTCTAATATTACCCTTATGCTATGGTATTATGCAGCTTGTCTTTTCTTTATTCTTCTTtaatgtattatttttatttgtgtGTTAATTTCAACCCaattaataatgttatgttactcatgttttcttttttcctttccctCTTAATGTAATAACGTTTTTTTGCTCTTTCTATGATATAAATATGAACAATACTCAAGGACTCAAGAGAAGATCACCGTTATTTT
It encodes the following:
- the LOC133817659 gene encoding G-type lectin S-receptor-like serine/threonine-protein kinase At2g19130: MDTMANSTFKLLVTILCLFLNTHISLGADTISANQSLSGDQTIVSAGGVFVLGFFHSGNSSNYYIGMWYKQVTTQTVVWVANREKPVSDRFSSELRILNDNLVLFNESNSPIWSTNVNATMSSGSVQAVLMDNGNLVLKDESNNSKPLWQSFDYLTDTWLPGNKFGYNKLTKMKQVLFSWKNSEDPAPGLFSFQIDPSDASYVTLWNRSRIYWNTGPWTGRFTLAPEKRPNIILYFEIVSNDNETSFMMHATNSSVISFITMDLTGKMKQLMWRPETGWNVLRTFPRQQCQVYASCGSYGSCNDNSEPFCLCLEGFEPNSPKEWDLKHYSGGCSRKTELQCGNHSNFGSEERDKFLAISAMSLPENQLFVKAGSFAECESSCLTNCSCTAYAYNSSGCSIWTGDLLNLKQLGEDDSSGRTLYIRLAASELRSPKDNKGTIIGVVLGSVAGLVILIGLVLVLLLRRRKKTVGARIPVGGSLMAFGYRDLQNATKNFSEILGRGGFGSVFKGVLPDSTVIAVKRLEGVDQGEKQFRAEVSIIGTIQHVNLVRLLGFCSQGTKKLLVYDYLSNGSLASHLFDTEKLNILDWKTRYQIALGTAKGLAYLHENCRDCIIHCDIKPENILLDKEFCSKVADFGLAKLVGRDFSRILTTMRGTRGYLAPEWISGVAITSKADVYSYGMMLFEFVSGKRNSGLCELDGKVSYFPCLAASVIMKGGNVLSLLDPRLEEQATIEEIERVCRVACWCIQYDEVDRPSMSKVVQILGGVLEVELPPMPRSLELFNDDQENVMYFSEPSSSKSW